The Flammeovirgaceae bacterium genome contains a region encoding:
- a CDS encoding DUF479 domain-containing protein codes for MNFLAHLYLSGNNPKIMVGNFIGDFVKGRNLAEQFEPDIAKGIELHRAIDEFTDSHQQVTHSKNRLRPKYRHYSGVIVDIFYDHFLARQWDEYHPEFLPDYAEQVYRLIDQHESILPREVKFMMPYMTKGNWLVNYAQLEGIHRALSGMARRTPYESKMDEAIEDLRQSYTDFKSEFDQFFPELAAFSKAWLDAHR; via the coding sequence ATGAATTTTCTCGCACACCTTTATTTATCCGGCAACAACCCTAAAATAATGGTGGGAAACTTTATTGGCGATTTTGTGAAAGGCCGGAACCTGGCCGAACAATTTGAGCCGGACATTGCCAAAGGCATTGAACTGCACCGCGCTATTGATGAATTTACCGACAGCCACCAGCAGGTAACACACAGCAAAAACCGCCTCCGCCCGAAATACCGTCATTATTCAGGTGTAATTGTTGACATTTTTTATGACCACTTCCTGGCCCGGCAGTGGGATGAGTACCACCCCGAATTTTTACCCGACTATGCCGAACAGGTTTACCGGCTTATCGATCAGCATGAGTCCATCCTGCCGCGCGAAGTAAAGTTTATGATGCCCTACATGACCAAAGGCAACTGGCTGGTGAATTACGCCCAACTGGAAGGTATCCACCGTGCTTTGAGCGGCATGGCGCGCAGAACGCCATACGAATCAAAAATGGATGAAGCCATTGAGGACCTGCGCCAATCGTACACCGATTTCAAAAGTGAGTTCGACCAGTTCTTTCCCGAACTAGCTGCTTTTAGCAAGGCCTGGCTCGATGCCCACCGCTAA
- a CDS encoding glycosyl hydrolase — MKNLLPVILGFFAISVSAQPTSEADWTTSMQKRKGLAAQSILKEYPVRNIGPTIQGGRIVDIEVNLKNTNEYYLAFGSGGIFRTRNNGITFEPVFDNNDALGIGDFALSQTNTEILYAGTGEKNSSRSTYAGSGIYKTSDGGKTWQHLGLAGTQHIGRVVIHPADNNTVWVAAVGPLYTNSPNRGVYKTTDGGKTWKKTLFVNDSTGIIDLVVNPQNPNQLLAAAWEKDRKAWNFKESGAASAIYRSDDGGESWAKSIAGFPQGKQVGRIGLDVCNSKPNIVYAILDNQSEIPQTEKPKDDGKLKLTDFKSISKDDFLKLDDKKLDEFLRESRFPQKYDARKVKQEIREGKYQPKAIYDYLGGDANANLFNAKIIGAEVYRSDDFGATWKKMNSYDLDGVFFTYGYYFAEMRVDPSNADKIYIYGVPMLKSNDGGVTWHRLDTLRGEQDIHVDHHALWINPTNGKHMLLGNDGGLYVTYDEGAYWKHVNNMPVGQFYTVNVDMEIPYNVYGGLQDNGVLKGSSKSEPNVSKHWEYIGGGDGMYVAPDPRNSRLVYWGFQFGNYFRTEQGKQPARITPRHDIGEPAYRWNWRTPLLLSKHNPDIVYMAANKVFRSLNKGDNWEAISDDLTKNKPQGDVPFSTVSALAESPLKFGLLYAGTDDGNLWVSRNGGGSWENISAGLPANKWVSSVSPSPHQEGTVFVSLNGYRDDDFSTYLFMSTDYGKTWKSVKGNLPESVANVIIQDPVNPDLLYCGLDNGTYVSLDKGTTWHFFNGMLNVATYDMMVHPRDNELVVGTHGRSVFVANVKPLQALKNGGVNKGIVAFAGAESIRFNERWGEKPYPWADANEPKVSFLYYVGKPVAEVGVEVYDEKNVLVRKFSAVGSAGFHTVSWDVKISPPAAPAPKGKGAKPVPATDTAVKYAGKGKYKIKFVNGSESSEVSVEIK; from the coding sequence ATGAAAAACCTGCTACCTGTTATCCTTGGCTTCTTCGCCATTTCAGTATCGGCTCAACCCACCAGCGAGGCCGACTGGACAACCTCGATGCAGAAGCGGAAAGGCCTGGCGGCACAATCCATTTTAAAAGAATACCCTGTCCGCAATATCGGGCCTACCATTCAGGGTGGCCGCATTGTGGATATTGAGGTGAACCTTAAAAACACCAACGAGTATTACCTGGCGTTTGGATCAGGCGGTATTTTCAGAACTAGGAACAACGGCATTACCTTCGAACCGGTTTTCGATAACAACGATGCATTAGGTATTGGCGACTTTGCGCTATCGCAGACCAATACAGAAATACTCTATGCAGGCACGGGCGAAAAAAACAGCAGCCGCTCAACCTATGCCGGCAGCGGCATCTACAAAACCTCCGATGGCGGCAAAACCTGGCAGCACCTGGGGCTTGCCGGTACGCAACACATCGGTCGGGTGGTTATTCATCCGGCTGACAACAACACCGTTTGGGTTGCAGCGGTTGGCCCGCTGTACACCAACAGCCCGAACCGGGGCGTGTACAAGACCACCGATGGCGGAAAGACCTGGAAGAAAACATTATTTGTGAACGACAGCACCGGGATTATTGATCTGGTGGTTAATCCACAAAACCCCAATCAACTGCTGGCGGCTGCATGGGAGAAGGATCGCAAGGCCTGGAACTTTAAAGAATCAGGTGCGGCATCGGCCATCTACCGTTCTGATGATGGCGGTGAATCATGGGCAAAATCAATAGCCGGTTTTCCACAAGGTAAACAGGTGGGGCGCATCGGGCTCGATGTATGCAACAGCAAACCCAACATCGTCTATGCCATTCTTGATAACCAAAGTGAGATTCCGCAAACCGAAAAACCAAAGGATGATGGTAAGCTGAAACTGACCGATTTCAAATCCATTTCGAAGGATGATTTTCTGAAACTGGATGATAAAAAGCTGGATGAATTTCTTCGGGAGAGTCGCTTTCCGCAAAAGTACGATGCGCGTAAAGTGAAGCAGGAAATCCGTGAAGGCAAGTATCAGCCCAAAGCCATTTACGATTACCTGGGTGGCGATGCCAATGCCAATTTGTTTAATGCAAAAATTATTGGTGCGGAAGTTTACCGTTCTGATGACTTCGGGGCAACCTGGAAGAAGATGAACAGTTATGATCTGGACGGAGTATTCTTTACCTACGGCTATTACTTTGCCGAGATGCGCGTTGATCCTTCCAATGCCGATAAGATTTACATCTATGGTGTGCCCATGCTTAAATCAAACGATGGTGGCGTTACCTGGCACCGGCTGGATACACTGCGTGGCGAACAGGATATCCATGTTGACCATCATGCGTTGTGGATCAACCCAACCAACGGTAAACACATGTTACTGGGCAACGATGGCGGTTTGTATGTAACCTATGATGAGGGCGCTTACTGGAAGCATGTTAACAACATGCCGGTGGGCCAGTTTTATACGGTGAACGTGGATATGGAAATACCTTACAACGTATATGGCGGTTTGCAGGACAATGGCGTGCTGAAGGGTTCGTCAAAATCCGAACCCAACGTTTCGAAACATTGGGAGTACATTGGCGGTGGCGATGGCATGTACGTGGCGCCCGACCCGCGGAACAGTCGCCTGGTGTACTGGGGCTTTCAGTTCGGCAATTATTTCCGTACTGAACAAGGTAAGCAGCCGGCCCGCATTACACCACGGCACGACATTGGTGAACCGGCTTACCGCTGGAACTGGCGCACCCCGTTGTTGTTGAGTAAACACAACCCCGACATTGTGTACATGGCGGCCAACAAAGTATTTCGCAGCTTAAACAAAGGCGATAACTGGGAGGCTATAAGCGATGACCTGACTAAAAACAAACCGCAGGGCGATGTGCCCTTTTCAACCGTCAGTGCACTGGCCGAGTCGCCATTGAAATTCGGGTTGCTGTATGCCGGTACCGATGACGGTAACCTGTGGGTGAGCCGAAACGGAGGAGGAAGTTGGGAAAACATTTCGGCCGGGTTGCCGGCCAATAAATGGGTAAGCAGCGTATCGCCTTCGCCACACCAGGAAGGAACCGTGTTTGTTTCGCTCAACGGCTACCGCGATGACGACTTTAGTACCTATTTGTTTATGAGTACCGACTACGGAAAAACCTGGAAGAGTGTTAAAGGAAACTTGCCCGAGTCGGTAGCCAATGTGATTATTCAGGATCCGGTTAATCCTGATCTGCTTTACTGCGGACTGGACAACGGAACCTACGTTTCCCTGGATAAAGGAACAACCTGGCATTTCTTTAACGGGATGCTAAACGTGGCAACATACGATATGATGGTTCATCCCCGCGACAATGAGTTGGTTGTGGGTACTCATGGCCGAAGTGTTTTTGTTGCCAATGTGAAGCCCCTGCAGGCCTTGAAAAATGGGGGTGTTAATAAAGGAATTGTGGCGTTTGCCGGTGCGGAAAGTATCCGGTTTAACGAACGCTGGGGCGAAAAACCCTACCCGTGGGCCGATGCCAACGAACCGAAAGTAAGTTTCCTGTATTATGTGGGTAAACCGGTTGCTGAAGTTGGTGTTGAGGTTTACGATGAAAAAAATGTGCTTGTCAGGAAATTCAGCGCGGTTGGTTCAGCCGGTTTTCATACGGTAAGCTGGGATGTTAAAATTTCACCACCCGCGGCACCTGCTCCGAAAGGAAAAGGTGCTAAGCCCGTGCCTGCAACCGATACCGCTGTGAAGTATGCCGGCAAAGGCAAGTATAAAATCAAGTTTGTAAATGGCAGCGAATCAAGCGAAGTGAGTGTTGAAATTAAGTAG
- the thiL gene encoding thiamine-phosphate kinase yields the protein MAEKRTEIGELGEFGLIERIHQQVKLGNTSSIKGIGDDAAVIACGNEYLLWSTDLLAEGVHFDLAFTPLQHLGHKAVSVNVSDIAAMNGKAEQILVSVALSNRFSVEAVDALYSGIRAACDQYNVDLVGGDTTASRSGLVISVSVLGRVAKDKVVYRSGAKPNDIICVTGDLGAAYTGLQILEREKEVFLSNPNMQPGLEKYQYMVGRQLRPIARTDMVFELEELGVKPTAMIDISDGLASELFHIGRSSNAGVRIFEDKIPLDAETYNTAALEFKIDPVTCALNGGEDYELLFTISPSDADKIKNHPDVHMIGYVHDKPKEFLLITKQGNAVPLTAQGWDHFR from the coding sequence ATGGCAGAAAAGCGAACAGAAATTGGCGAACTGGGTGAATTTGGGCTCATTGAGCGTATCCATCAGCAGGTTAAGCTGGGCAACACATCCTCTATAAAGGGCATTGGCGATGATGCAGCCGTTATTGCGTGTGGAAATGAGTATTTGCTGTGGTCAACCGATTTGCTTGCCGAAGGCGTTCATTTCGATTTGGCTTTTACACCGCTGCAGCACCTGGGCCATAAGGCTGTAAGTGTTAACGTATCGGACATTGCTGCCATGAATGGCAAGGCCGAACAAATTCTGGTGAGTGTGGCCCTGAGCAACCGGTTTTCGGTTGAGGCGGTTGATGCGCTGTACTCGGGTATCCGCGCTGCGTGCGACCAATACAACGTTGATCTGGTAGGTGGCGACACCACAGCTTCGCGGTCGGGATTGGTCATTTCAGTAAGCGTGCTGGGCCGTGTTGCAAAGGATAAGGTTGTGTACCGCAGCGGGGCTAAACCAAACGATATTATTTGTGTAACCGGAGATTTAGGGGCAGCGTATACCGGGCTTCAGATACTGGAACGCGAGAAAGAAGTTTTTCTATCCAACCCCAACATGCAGCCCGGCCTGGAAAAATACCAGTATATGGTAGGCCGGCAATTGCGGCCCATTGCGCGTACCGATATGGTGTTTGAACTGGAAGAGCTGGGTGTTAAACCCACGGCCATGATTGATATTTCGGACGGGCTGGCTTCCGAGCTTTTTCATATCGGAAGAAGTTCAAATGCAGGTGTGCGGATTTTTGAAGATAAAATTCCGCTGGATGCCGAAACGTACAATACGGCAGCACTTGAATTTAAAATTGACCCGGTAACCTGCGCCCTGAATGGCGGTGAAGATTACGAGTTACTTTTCACCATTTCACCCAGTGATGCAGATAAAATAAAAAACCACCCCGATGTGCACATGATTGGCTATGTGCATGATAAGCCGAAAGAATTTTTGCTGATAACAAAGCAAGGAAATGCAGTGCCTTTAACGGCACAGGGGTGGGATCATTTCAGATGA
- the mce gene encoding methylmalonyl-CoA epimerase, producing the protein MKKLEHIGIAVKNLEQANKLFANLLGREHYKIESVESEGVKTSFFELGGVKIELLEATTTNSAINKFIEKRGEGIHHLAFEVEDIRASIKHYQQLGFQLIGNEPKKGADNKLICFLHPKSTQGVLIELCQEITGP; encoded by the coding sequence ATGAAGAAACTTGAGCATATCGGTATTGCGGTAAAGAACCTGGAACAGGCCAATAAGCTGTTTGCCAACCTGCTTGGACGGGAGCATTATAAGATTGAGTCGGTTGAATCGGAAGGAGTCAAAACCTCGTTTTTTGAACTTGGCGGAGTGAAAATTGAATTGCTGGAAGCCACGACCACCAACTCGGCCATCAATAAATTCATTGAAAAGCGTGGAGAAGGGATTCATCACCTTGCTTTTGAGGTGGAAGACATCCGGGCAAGCATAAAACACTACCAGCAACTTGGGTTTCAACTCATCGGTAACGAGCCAAAAAAAGGTGCAGACAACAAACTGATTTGTTTTCTGCACCCGAAGTCAACGCAGGGGGTTTTAATCGAGCTGTGCCAGGAAATTACCGGCCCTTAG
- a CDS encoding iron-sulfur cluster assembly accessory protein, with the protein MISVTEKAKDKIIELRKQEGKVSEPNIRVSVKGGGCSGLMYDLSFDESINPADQVFEDKGIKILVDKKSLLYLLGTTLDFSDGLNGKGFQFINPNASRTCGCGESFAV; encoded by the coding sequence ATGATTAGCGTAACTGAAAAAGCGAAGGATAAGATTATAGAATTGCGGAAGCAGGAAGGAAAAGTTTCCGAGCCCAACATCCGTGTGTCAGTAAAAGGCGGGGGCTGTTCGGGACTGATGTACGATCTGTCGTTCGATGAATCCATTAACCCGGCCGACCAGGTGTTTGAAGACAAGGGTATTAAAATTCTGGTCGATAAAAAAAGTTTGCTGTACCTGCTGGGCACCACCCTCGATTTTTCGGACGGCCTCAACGGCAAGGGCTTTCAGTTCATCAACCCGAACGCCTCGCGCACCTGCGGCTGCGGGGAGAGTTTTGCAGTTTAG
- a CDS encoding 6-bladed beta-propeller: MNRIFLCLLTLLIGCAKKESDKNSIESIHITEMFESRITLSRIAQIDSFKVINVGGFHDLGEVKYAFPFFGGWIIHSTSPAIVSLLNHRCEVTQQVVPDFRLGEITSIAVSDRKVFILDRTAKKIHQYNDLLQWERTVVIPVFAQSFSILRNGVVILYTGNEVTEYNQGKLVIYNMEDGMVLKDLIPVSEKLRKYFNFLTGYHFPESKGEIFFWDSAINNIYTVDEDGVQLAYQLDYGAWSLPQKFYDEADFDNAYDFVTKLRNQQYAFRHFRVLINDAFILLTFEKGGDYLTSLFNRKTGHTITFSGLTDDIQFHQSLDDIKLIFFVNLYKQSSFIGFIPVELLANTEGGINPVNDVVPGNAVLVFGRFKTF; encoded by the coding sequence ATGAACAGAATCTTTTTATGCTTGTTAACTTTACTCATTGGCTGTGCAAAGAAAGAATCAGATAAGAATAGTATTGAATCAATACATATAACCGAAATGTTTGAATCGCGAATCACTTTGAGCCGCATAGCACAGATTGATTCATTTAAAGTTATTAATGTCGGAGGTTTTCATGATTTAGGGGAGGTTAAGTATGCTTTCCCTTTTTTTGGAGGTTGGATTATTCATTCAACTTCACCGGCAATTGTTAGCCTGCTGAACCATCGTTGCGAAGTGACCCAACAGGTTGTACCGGATTTCAGGCTTGGCGAAATAACCAGTATTGCTGTATCAGACAGGAAAGTCTTCATATTGGATCGGACGGCCAAGAAGATTCATCAATACAATGATTTACTGCAATGGGAACGTACAGTTGTAATTCCGGTTTTTGCCCAGTCATTTAGCATTCTTCGTAATGGAGTAGTTATTTTATATACAGGAAATGAAGTTACCGAATATAACCAAGGCAAGTTGGTGATCTATAATATGGAAGATGGGATGGTTTTAAAAGACCTGATTCCGGTTTCGGAGAAACTACGGAAATACTTTAATTTTTTGACTGGGTATCACTTTCCGGAATCCAAAGGAGAAATTTTTTTTTGGGACAGTGCTATCAATAACATATACACGGTTGATGAAGATGGGGTGCAACTTGCTTATCAGCTCGATTACGGGGCATGGAGTCTCCCGCAAAAATTTTATGATGAAGCTGATTTCGACAATGCTTACGATTTTGTAACGAAACTCCGTAATCAGCAGTATGCTTTTCGCCATTTTAGAGTGCTGATCAATGATGCATTTATACTGCTCACATTTGAAAAAGGAGGCGATTACCTCACTTCTCTATTCAACCGCAAGACTGGTCATACAATTACTTTTTCCGGATTGACAGATGACATACAATTTCATCAATCACTTGATGACATCAAATTAATATTCTTTGTGAATCTTTATAAACAAAGTTCCTTCATAGGTTTTATACCTGTTGAACTGCTTGCGAACACGGAAGGTGGTATAAACCCAGTCAATGACGTTGTTCCGGGTAATGCGGTTCTGGTGTTTGGTAGGTTTAAAACATTTTAG
- a CDS encoding RidA family protein, with protein MYSDKAPEPVGAYPHARRVGNLLFLSGVGPRKRGSKEIPGVTLDANGNSIAYNIEEQCHSVFQNVRYILEASGSRWENLVDVTVFLTNMKDDFPVFNKIYAEYFKDNQPCRTTVEVNALPTPIAIELKCIATVD; from the coding sequence ATGTATTCCGATAAAGCCCCCGAACCCGTTGGTGCTTACCCGCATGCGCGCAGGGTGGGCAACCTGCTGTTCTTATCCGGGGTGGGCCCCCGAAAGAGAGGATCAAAGGAAATTCCGGGCGTAACGCTGGATGCCAACGGAAATAGTATTGCTTACAATATCGAAGAGCAGTGCCACTCGGTGTTTCAGAATGTGCGCTACATCCTGGAGGCTTCCGGCTCGCGATGGGAAAACCTGGTGGATGTAACCGTGTTCCTGACCAATATGAAGGATGATTTTCCGGTATTCAATAAAATTTATGCGGAATACTTTAAGGACAATCAGCCCTGCCGCACTACAGTGGAAGTGAATGCGCTGCCCACACCCATTGCTATTGAATTAAAGTGTATTGCTACAGTTGATTAA
- a CDS encoding TonB family protein has product MKYYTFLIKFVFLSNFISAQSRLYYDKADLVTTEMNCYYFKEGQIVSGSERTFKDTVKAYYCSSKKSRSIEVFNSQGIQNGFSLYYYENGSLKERAYFKLGARFGIATEYYESGKAKAILAYSEAGTFDLTYPFKYRLLSCWDTAGVQTVTNSNGYCNYYSELLGKQIIESGKIVNGLRDSTWTIRFPNHNEYLIEDYSLGKFIKGKRVMDGQVVSEYNEFQTQAEIDGGLNVFYNRIMNELKYPRISRNNGVEGKVFVEFIINESGLLSEFNVVSSPNKELADEAIRVVKLSPKWNPARIRGFPIRSRYVVPVTFKLG; this is encoded by the coding sequence TTCAGCACAAAGCAGACTTTATTACGATAAGGCTGACCTGGTTACAACTGAGATGAATTGTTACTATTTCAAAGAGGGACAAATAGTTTCAGGTTCGGAGAGGACATTTAAAGATACAGTGAAAGCATATTATTGTTCTTCTAAAAAAAGTCGATCGATTGAAGTGTTTAATTCCCAGGGGATTCAGAATGGATTTAGCCTTTATTATTACGAAAATGGCTCCCTCAAAGAACGTGCTTACTTTAAATTGGGTGCTCGTTTTGGTATAGCAACTGAATATTATGAGAGCGGGAAAGCCAAAGCAATACTTGCGTATTCTGAGGCCGGCACTTTTGACTTGACGTATCCATTTAAATATAGGCTTTTAAGCTGCTGGGACACGGCAGGTGTTCAAACGGTCACCAACTCCAATGGATATTGTAACTATTACTCAGAGCTTTTAGGTAAACAGATTATAGAATCAGGAAAAATTGTGAACGGGCTTAGGGATTCAACATGGACCATCCGGTTTCCAAATCATAACGAGTATTTGATTGAGGACTATTCATTGGGAAAATTCATAAAAGGTAAAAGAGTAATGGATGGGCAGGTTGTATCTGAGTATAATGAATTTCAAACTCAAGCTGAGATTGATGGAGGACTGAATGTGTTTTATAATCGTATAATGAATGAATTGAAGTATCCAAGAATCTCTAGAAACAATGGAGTTGAGGGAAAAGTGTTTGTGGAATTTATCATCAATGAATCCGGACTCTTATCGGAATTTAATGTAGTTAGTTCTCCGAATAAGGAACTTGCGGATGAAGCAATACGGGTAGTTAAACTTTCGCCAAAATGGAATCCGGCCAGGATCAGGGGATTTCCAATTAGGTCTCGGTATGTTGTGCCGGTTACTTTTAAATTAGGATAA